In a genomic window of Lathamus discolor isolate bLatDis1 chromosome 4, bLatDis1.hap1, whole genome shotgun sequence:
- the TSC22D1 gene encoding TSC22 domain family protein 1 isoform X4: MNAQCCRPVAMDLGVYQLRHFSISFLSSLLGTDNSSLRLDSSSSGASVVAIDNKIEQAMDLVKSHLMYAVREEVEVLKEQIKELIEKNSQLEQENTLLKTLASPEQLAQFQAQLQTGSPPSSSQSQGTTQQPAQPASQGSGPSA, translated from the exons ATGAATGCCCAATGTTGTAGACCAGTGGCAATGGATCTAGGAGTTTATCAACTAAGACACTTCTCAATTTCTTTCTTATCGTCCTTGCTGGGTACCGACAACTCGTCCCTGAGGCTCGACAGTAG ctCCTCTGGTGCAAGCGTGGTAGCGATCGACAACAAAATTGAGCAGGCGATG GATCTGGTAAAGAGTCACTTGATGTATGCGGTAAGGGAGGAAGTGGAGGTCCTCAAAGAGCAAATCAAAGAGCTGATAGAGAAGAACTCCCAGCTGGAGCAAGAAAACACTCTGCTAAAAACACTCGCCAGCCCGGAGCAGCTTGCCCAGTTCCAAGCGCAGCTGCAGACTGGTTCCCCGCCTTCCTCTTCCCAGTCACAAGGGACaacacagcagcctgctcagccAGCATCACAGGGGTCAGGGCCTTCAGCGTAG
- the TSC22D1 gene encoding TSC22 domain family protein 1 isoform X6: protein MDLVKSHLMYAVREEVEVLKEQIKELIEKNSQLEQENTLLKTLASPEQLAQFQAQLQTGSPPSSSQSQGTTQQPAQPASQGSGPSA, encoded by the exons ATG GATCTGGTAAAGAGTCACTTGATGTATGCGGTAAGGGAGGAAGTGGAGGTCCTCAAAGAGCAAATCAAAGAGCTGATAGAGAAGAACTCCCAGCTGGAGCAAGAAAACACTCTGCTAAAAACACTCGCCAGCCCGGAGCAGCTTGCCCAGTTCCAAGCGCAGCTGCAGACTGGTTCCCCGCCTTCCTCTTCCCAGTCACAAGGGACaacacagcagcctgctcagccAGCATCACAGGGGTCAGGGCCTTCAGCGTAG